GCCGTCGGGGTAGCCGGCCGCGACGTCGAAGCGAACCCAGCGCCGCTGTCCGTCGACCGTCATGGCGGAGCCTTCCGCGATTCTCGGCAGCGACGGCCAAGCCTTCAGCTCGGACAGGTGCAGGGCCGTGCAGGCGTCGAAGCCGGCACCGAGCAGCAGAATGCGCGCCGCCGATCGGTAGAGAACGCCGAGCGGTCCATCGTCGCCGAACGGCTCGCCGAGCGACTGCCACGCCGTGATCCACTCCGCTTCGGGACCAAGGGCCGCGAAGGAGCAGGTCGGATGCAGGCTGCGCCGCGCCCCCGGCCAGCTCCGGAACAATTCGGCGACGGCGCCCATGTCGCGGGTCGGCGTGGTGCGCGGATCGAACGGCGGCACGCCTTCCCGGATGATCCCGATCCAACTCTCGGGGACGGGCGGCGCGCGCCAATTCGCGGGATCGCTGAGCTGCGACGACTGCGCGGGCATCACCAGCGTGCCGGCGTCGGTGACCGCATCAAGCAAGGCGCGCACTACCGCCTCGGCGCCGCCCGCGACCCAGCCGAGCGCGCTCATCGCACAATGCACCAGCAGCGTTTCACCCGGCATGACGCCGAGCAGTCGCAGGTCGCGCATCAGGCTGTGCTGGGTCCGCGGCTCGCCGGTCGCGGCGACGATGGTATGCTCGGTCATTCGATCGTTCCTGCGGTCGTTCCCGCGAAACCGCGGCTCACGAAATCGCATCGAGAATACCGCATCCTGCCGGACCGGCCACGGCACTGACGGCGCGCAGCGGCGATGCGAGGGCGCGCCAATTTGGCGCATCCGTGCGGTTTACTTCCCGTCAAGCACGCCGCGTGATCGGCGGCGTCCTTAAAGGCCTGTTAGGCCCGCTGGGATCAGTTGCCACGTGAAAGTACGGGGCAAGAACAATGCAGTCCGAAACAGGACGATACAGCCAGCCGCGCTGGGGCGTGACGCGCTGGCTTGCCGATGCCGGGCCGGGCGTGCCCGACGACATCCGCCAAGCGCTGATCGGCGATCTCTACGGCTCGCTGCCGGTATTCGCGGCCGGCGCGGTCAACACGGTCGCAGTCTCGGCCGTGATTGCGATCCGCGAGCCGACCGCATGGTTCATCACCTGGGTCATCCTCGAGCTCGTCATCTGCCTGTCGCGACTGGCGGTGCTGGTGGCTGCGCATCGCGCGGCGCGCGAGCGACGGCCGACGCCGACCGATCTGCACCTCGTGCTCGCGGTCGCCTGGAGCGCCAGCGTCGGCTTCGGCATCCTGATCAGCCTTGCCAGCGGCGACTGGGTGGTCGCGATGCTGGCCTCGCTGTCGGCCGCGGCAATGGTCGGCGGCATCTGCTTCCGCAATTTCAGCGCCCCGCGTCTTGCCGGCACCATGATCCTGCTCAGCCTTGGCCCGATCGTGCCGGGCGCGGCGCTTGCCGGCGAGCCGCTGCTGTTCATCGTCTTCCTGCAGGTGCCGCTGTATCTCACGGCGATGACGGTCGCGGCCTTCCGCCTCAACAAGATGCTGGTCGCGACCATGCGCGCCGAGCGCGAGAACGGTCATCTTGCCCTTCACGACACCCTCACCGGGCTGCGCAATCGCGCCGGTTTCGTCGCCGCGCTGAACGCCAAGCTCGAGGCCCCGGCCGGAAACGGCCGGCCGTTCGCGCTGCTGTTCTTCGACCTCGACAATTTCAAACCGGTCAACGACACCTATGGTCACGCGGCCGGCGACCAGGTGCTGATGCTGGCCGCCGAGCGGCTGCGGCGCGCGCTGCCGGAGACCGACGTGATCGCGCGACTTGGCGGCGATGAATTCGTGGTGCTGGCGAACGGCGTCACCGCCGAGCAGGCGCTCGCCGTCGGCCAGCGCATCATCCAGGCCGTGACGATGCCCTACCGGCTCGCCGACGGCGTCTTTGCCAAGGTCGGCGTCAGTGTCGGTGTCGCTGTCTCGCCCGAGCACGGCACCGAGGCCGAAGAGTTGCTGGCGGTCGCCGATGCCGCACTCTATGAAGCGAAATCCGCCGGCAAGGCCCAGTGCCGCATGGCCTCGGTCACCACCAATGTCGCCGCGCTGCGCCGGCTGACGAAACAGGCCCCCGCGCCCGCCCGCAATCGCGGCGCCGCCTGAAAACGAGGTCCGGCGGACCGCCTAAAGATCGAAGTTCGTCGGCAGCATCACGACGTCGCGGATGGTCATGCCGCGCGGCCGGGTCAACATGAAGATCACGACCTCGGCCACTTCGCTCGCCTCCAGCAGGCTGCCCGACGCTTTGGCTTCCTGAAGCTTCTCCGCCGGCCAGTCGGCGAGCAGCGCGCTGATCACCGGCCCGGGCGAGATCGAGCCGACGCGGATGCCGTGCTTGAACACCTGGCGCCGCACCGTCTGCACGAAGCAGTTGATCGCCCATTTCGACGACGCATAGACCGGCTCCCACGGCGTCGGGAAATGCGCGGCAAGCGAGCTCGTCACGATGATGTCGCCGGTTGCCCGCGCGATCATGTGCGGCAGCACGTCGTGCACGTTCTTCATCACCACGTTGACGTTGAGGTTCAGCATCCGGTCGATCGCTGTGCTGTCGGCATCGACGAGATCGCCGCCGACATAGATGCCGGCATTGGCGTGCAGGATGTCGAGCTGGCCTGCTTTCTCCAGCGCACGCGGCAGCAGCGTCGCGCAGGCCGCGGCATCGAGCAGGTCGATGACCAGCGGAATCACCGCATCACCGTGTCTTTCCGCCAGCGCCGCGAGCGCGGTGGCGTCGCGGTCGACCATCACCACGCGCGCGCCGGCCGCCAGCATCGCTTCGCTGCTCGCAAGTCCGATGCCGGATGCCGCCCCGGTCACCGCCGCGACCTTGCCTTCCAATTGCTTCGCCATCGTCTCCACCCTGTCAGGTCAGTGCGACAGGCATGGCAACACATCGCGGTCGCGATGTCAGCTGCCATGCGGTGCACGACGGCGGGCGGGTCCAGCGCTCACAGGCGGAGCATCGGTGGCCGCGTGGCGAAGCGGCGGCGCAGCCATTTTGCCGCCGGCCCGGCCGGCCGCTGCTTGTGCCAGACCACTTCGAGCGCGACCGGATGCGCGCCCTCGTCGAATTCCAGTTCGGGAATGGCGAGGTCTTCGGCGACCTGCGAACTCGCCATGATGTGGGCCGGGATCAGCGCCCAGCCGACGCCGTGCTTGAGGATCTGCAGGATCACCCAATGGCTCTCGACCCACCACACCTCCGCCGCGACACGCAGCCGATGCCGTTCGGTGCCTTCGTTGCGCACCGTGACCATGATCTGGCGATGCCGCTTCAGCTCCTCCCAGTCCACCCGCCCATGCGCCAGCGGATGGGTCTTGCCGCAGACGAGCTGCAACGGCACCCAGCCGATGGTCTTGAAGCCGAGCTCGGGCGGCAGCTGCTCCTGCCGCCACATCACGCCGACATCGGCCTTGCCGTCGAGCACGAGCCGGCTGACGTCCTCCATGATCGGAAACAGCAGCTCGAGTTCGACATGCGGAAAGCGCGTGGCGAATTCCGCGAACAGCTCGCCCACCGCGCTCTCCGGATAGAGCTCGTCGATCGCCACCACCAGGCGCTTCTCGACATGCGCCTCGAAGCTGCTGGCAACGCCGATCAGGTGCTCGCGGCGATCGAGGATCAGTTTTGCCTCGGGCAGCAGTCGCGCCCCTGCTTCGGTCAGCACCGGGTTGCGCCCGGTCCGGTCGAACAGCGCAATGCCGAGGTCGGTCTCCAGGTTTGCCACGTGCGTACTGACCGCCGATTGCGCCTTCTTCAAAAGCCGCGCCGCGCCGGAGAACGAGCCCTGCTCGGCGGCCGCCACGAAGGATTCGAGCTGGTCCATGGAGAGGGACATCTATCTCTTTTCCAGATATTATCTAACTTTATAATCCCACAATATCAGATAGAAACCCGATCACAACGACAAGAAAGGGTTTTCAAAATGTCTATGCGTTCCTTCTCCGACCGGATCAGGCACGCAGTCCTGTTCGAACTGATCGGTATCGCCATCTTCACGCCGGCAGCGGCCTGGCTGTTCAATCAGCCGGTCGCCCATATGGGCGTCATCGGCGTCGTCTCGGCGACGGTGGCGACGATCTGGAACTTGCTGTTCAATCTCGGCTTCGACCACGCGCTGGTCCGCCTCACCGGGCGTGTCGTCAAGACGATGCCGATCCGCGTCGCGCACGCGATGCTGTTCGAGGCCGGCCTGATCGTGCTGCTGATCCCGTTCGTCGCCTGGTATCTCGGCGTCTCGCTGTGGGCCGCGCTGATGATGGATATCTCGATCGTGGCGTTCTATCTGATCTACGCGTTCGTGTTCAACATCGCCTACGACCGGGTGTTTCCGCTGCCCCGGCCCGGCGCGCATGATCGCACGGTGACCCGGGCCTTGCCGGCCTGATCGACCTCAACGCGCGGCGCAGTGGATCATTTGATCCGCCGCGCCGCTGCGCATCCTGACACCGCCGCCAATATTGCTGCTGGTAGCGACTACGCACAAGTTCCGCAGCGCCGCGCACCTAAACTGGTTTGATCCGGATCAACCAGCATGGAATGCTTGAAGCCGAGACGCCCGTCAGAGGCTGCCAAACGGCCAACAATGCCAAAACGGCCAACAAGAAGAAGCGGAGGACTACAATGCCAAGGAACCGTTCGATCCAGCTATCACGCCGTCAGCTCATCAAGGGCACCGCCGCCGCGTCGGCCACGCTGCTGCTCGGCAAGCCTGCGATCGCCAAAGGCAAGACCGAGATCGTGATCGGCAACATCGACGCCTATTCGGGACCGGCTGCGGTCTATTCGTCGATCGGCCGTACGCCCGGCGGCTATTTCAAGATGATCAACGAGCAAGGCGGCATCAACGGCCGCATGATCAAATACATCACCTATGACGACGCCTACAGCCCGGCCAAGACCGTCGAGCAGGCGCGCAAGCTGGTCGAGAGCGACGAGATCGACGTCCTGTTTGCGCCGCTCGGCGCCCCCACCAATGCGGCGATCATGAAATACATGAACCAGAAGAAGGTCCCGCACCTCTTCATCGCCTCGGGCGCGACCAAGTTCGGCGACTACAAGAATTTCCCCTACACGATGGGTTTCCAGCCTTGCTACCAGATCGAGGGCCGGGCCTTCGCGCAGCACGTACTGTCGACGCAGACCGACCCGAAGATCGGCATCGTCTACCAGAACGACGATTTCGGCCGTGACGTGCTGAAGGGCTTCAAGGACGGACTTGGCGCGAAGACGTCTGCAATCGTGGCCGAGCTGTCGTATGAGACCGCGGATCCGACCATCGACAGCCAGGTGGTTCGCTGCAAATCCGCCGGCGCCAACGTGTTCATGAGCATGACCACGCCGAAATTCGCAGCCCAAGGCATCAAGAAGATCGCCGAGCTCGGCTGGCAGCCGGCGCATTACATCGGCAACAACGCTTCCTCCGCCGGCTCGACGCTGAAGGCCGCGGGCTTCGACGTGTCCAAGGGCATCATCTCGAGCGCCTATTTGAAGGATCCCGTCGACGCCGCCTGGGACAGCGATCCCGCGATCCAGAAATGGCGCGCCTTCCTCGACAAATACGATCCAACGGCGGCCAAGAACGACATCTACGCGGTCACCGGCTATCTCACCAGCCAGATCCTGGTTCAGGTGCTCAAGCAGTGCGGCGACGACATCTCGTCCGAGAGCATTATCAAGCAGGCGGCAAACCTCAGGGACGTCGAATCCGACATGCTGCTGCCGGGCATCAAGATCAACACCTCGCCGACCGACTATTATCCGCTCGAGCAACTGCAACTGACGCGCTTCAGCGGCGAACGCTACGAGCCGCTGGGACCGGTGATCGACGGCGGGATTTCGAAGGCGTGATCATCTGAAGCACGCACCGCCCTGACGTTTCCAATCGACCGATCCTGAGGTAGCCTCGTCCATCCTGAACGAGGCGAGCCGCCATGCTCACGCTCTATTCGTATCCGCCGTTGTTCGGCGTCGCCGACAACAATGGCTACGGTCTGAAGGTGTTCGCCTTTCTGAGGCTCGCCGGCGTGCCGTTCCGGCACGAGCACATTTTCGATGCGTCGAAGGCGCCACGCCAGCAATTGCCCTACATCGTCGACGGCCACGACACCGTCGGCGACAGCGAGACCATCCTCCGCTATGTCACCGAAAAATACGGCGTGACGCTGGATGCGGCGCTGACGCCGGCGCAACGCACCACCGATCTCCTCGTCACGCGCATGCTCGACGATCTCTACTGGGTGATGTCCTACTCGCGCTGGAAGGACGAGCGCTACTGGCCCAAGTTCCGCGATGCGCTCAAGCGGGAGCATCCGGACCTCACCGACGACGGCTTGATGAAGGCCAGGGAGTTCAACGCGCAACGCTATCACTACCAGGGCATCGGCCGCTTCGAGCCCGACGCCGCGATGGCCCGCGGGCTCGCCGATCTCGCCGCACTGGCGAACCTGATTTCGCGGCAAGGCTATGTACATGGCGACAAACCGACATCCATCGACGCGGGCATCTATGGCTTCGTGGCCAACATCTACTTCTACGACATCGACACGCCGTTGAAGAGGTTCGTGGTGTCGCACGACGCTCTGCCGCAACACTGCCGCGCGATCCACGCGGCAGTCAGTCTCTGAGCGCGAAACGTCGATCGCCACGCATCCGGCGGATGGAAACGGGAATCGGCACCCGGCTTTCCCTGCGCCCTCCGACATCAGGACGGCGAACAAGAGATGCAAAGCTCGGACAAATCATGTCGCGAGAATGTTGGTGTATGAGCCAAAGCTCGCGCGATAAACACAGTGTCGTCCTGGCGAACGCCAGGACCCATTACCCCAAATCTCCATCGTTGCGCGACGCTGTGGCCGCAATCCCATACATCACGGAATGCGGTGGTTATGGGTCCTGGCTTTCGCCAGGACGACGTTGGAACGAGGTCGCGACGCCATCAGGCAATCGGCGCAACGACCGAGGCTCACCGCCCCTGCGGAAGACTCCCCTCCAGCCGCGCCAGCTCGCCGTCGAGATCGCGCTCGACATCGGCAACATGCATGTCGACGACCCGATAGTCCCTCGCCTCGAGCCAGGCGCGGCGCTTGGCGCGGTCGGTGGCGATGGCCTCGCTCTCGTTCGGATTGACCAGTTCGATCGCGGTCCGGTGCACGAAGGAGACGAAATCGGGGATGTGACGGCCGACCGGGGTCTGGCGCTTGAACTGGCCGGCGAAGCGGCGGTCCCGCGTCAGCGCCTGCCACAGGATGCGTTCGGCGTCGGTCGGGTTGCGGCGGAGCAGCCGGGCGAGGCCACGCACCGTGCTGGAATTGTCCGCGGTCGCGCCGCCCCCGCCCTGTTCGGCGAGCAGCGCCCGAAGCCTCGTCGCCTGGGCGCCGTCGAGCACCCCGCCCTTGGCCGGGCCCTTGCGGCCCTCGGCGATCGCCATCACCACGCCGTGCAGCGTGTGCATGTCCTGCTTGGTCGGGTCCATCCGGGTGAAGATGTTGCGCAGGTTGACCAGCATGGTGTCGCGCTTCTCGGCCGGCCGCAGGAACTCGACCTTGTCGAGCTCGGCGACGAGGTTGTCGAAGAACGCCTGCATCTGGTGCTGGGAGGCCGGCTCGGACCGTTCCGGCATCGCGAACGGCAGCGCGCCCGCGGTCGAGAGCTTGAACCATTCATAGCCCATCAGCAGCACCGCCTGCGCCAGATTGAGCGAGGCGAAGCCCGGATTGACCGGAAAGGTGATGATGCGGTTGGCGAGCGCGACCTCGTCGTTGGTCAGGCCGGAGCGCTCCCGCCCGAACAGGATGCCGGCGCCGCCGCCGGACGCGACATGGCCGACGATCTCGCTGGCCGCGCCTTCTGGCCCGACCACCGGCTTGGCCTGGTCGTGGGCGCGGGCGGTGGTCGCGAACACCAGCGTGAGGTCGGCGATCGCCTGCTCGACGGTGTCGAACAGTTCGACGGAATCGATGATGTGGTCGGCGCCGGCAGCAGCGCGCTGGGCGGCGATGTTCGGCCAGCCGTCGCGCGGATTGACGATGCGCATCCGCGTCAACGCGAAATTGCCCATCGCGCGCGCGGCCATGCCGATGTTCTCGCCAAGCTGCGGCTCGACCAGGATGACGACGGGACCGGCAAGGTCGTGCCCTGCCTTGGTCTTGTCGGTGCCGGACATCTCACTTCACTTTCTGATTCAACGTCTGAAGATTTTGAATCAGCTTCCGAAGCGGCTGATTCAAAGTCTCATACAGGTCCCCGAAACCAGCTTTGCACCGGTTTTGCGCGGGACCAATTTCTCCAAGCAGATAACAGGGTTAGCCGCGATTGCGAATCCTCAATCGGAATCCCGTTCGCACAACGCCGGGGTCGCCGCTTGCGCGCGCTTCGCCTTCGGATAGGCTATCAACCACAACCAAAGCGAAGCTGTAAAGGCACGCTTGAGACGCCGGTTGAACGGCGAGGCACCTTGGGGGAGACGACGATGCGGGGCAGATGGACGCTGGCGATTGTGGGCCTGATCTTGATCGTGGCGGGGAGCCTGCTCGCCCACTTCACGCAGACCGCAGGCGGCATCCGGATCGAGGATGTCAGGTTCAAGGGCGCCAAGGGCAACACCATGAGCGCCCTGCTCTACGTCCCGCCGAACGCGACGGCGCAGATCCCGGCGCCCGGCATCCTCGCCGTCCACGGCTATATCAATTCGCGCGAGACCCAGGACGGCTTCGCCATCGAGTTCGCCCGCCGCGGCTATGTGGTGCTGGCGCTCGACCAGACCGGCCACGGCTATAGCGACCCGCCCTCCTTCGCCAACGGGTTCGGTGGACCTGACGGCCTCGCCTATCTCCGCAGCCTGCCCTTCGTCGACAAGGAGAACATCGGCCTCGAGGGCCACTCGATGGGCGGCTGGACCGTGCT
The window above is part of the Bradyrhizobium sp. PSBB068 genome. Proteins encoded here:
- a CDS encoding AAC(3) family N-acetyltransferase, translated to MTEHTIVAATGEPRTQHSLMRDLRLLGVMPGETLLVHCAMSALGWVAGGAEAVVRALLDAVTDAGTLVMPAQSSQLSDPANWRAPPVPESWIGIIREGVPPFDPRTTPTRDMGAVAELFRSWPGARRSLHPTCSFAALGPEAEWITAWQSLGEPFGDDGPLGVLYRSAARILLLGAGFDACTALHLSELKAWPSLPRIAEGSAMTVDGQRRWVRFDVAAGYPDGFPGIGQALVRQGVVRTGRVGSATCHLMSMTAIVDAAAGLMAEQGAPFG
- a CDS encoding GGDEF domain-containing protein, producing MQSETGRYSQPRWGVTRWLADAGPGVPDDIRQALIGDLYGSLPVFAAGAVNTVAVSAVIAIREPTAWFITWVILELVICLSRLAVLVAAHRAARERRPTPTDLHLVLAVAWSASVGFGILISLASGDWVVAMLASLSAAAMVGGICFRNFSAPRLAGTMILLSLGPIVPGAALAGEPLLFIVFLQVPLYLTAMTVAAFRLNKMLVATMRAERENGHLALHDTLTGLRNRAGFVAALNAKLEAPAGNGRPFALLFFDLDNFKPVNDTYGHAAGDQVLMLAAERLRRALPETDVIARLGGDEFVVLANGVTAEQALAVGQRIIQAVTMPYRLADGVFAKVGVSVGVAVSPEHGTEAEELLAVADAALYEAKSAGKAQCRMASVTTNVAALRRLTKQAPAPARNRGAA
- a CDS encoding SDR family oxidoreductase, with the translated sequence MAKQLEGKVAAVTGAASGIGLASSEAMLAAGARVVMVDRDATALAALAERHGDAVIPLVIDLLDAAACATLLPRALEKAGQLDILHANAGIYVGGDLVDADSTAIDRMLNLNVNVVMKNVHDVLPHMIARATGDIIVTSSLAAHFPTPWEPVYASSKWAINCFVQTVRRQVFKHGIRVGSISPGPVISALLADWPAEKLQEAKASGSLLEASEVAEVVIFMLTRPRGMTIRDVVMLPTNFDL
- a CDS encoding LysR family transcriptional regulator; protein product: MSLSMDQLESFVAAAEQGSFSGAARLLKKAQSAVSTHVANLETDLGIALFDRTGRNPVLTEAGARLLPEAKLILDRREHLIGVASSFEAHVEKRLVVAIDELYPESAVGELFAEFATRFPHVELELLFPIMEDVSRLVLDGKADVGVMWRQEQLPPELGFKTIGWVPLQLVCGKTHPLAHGRVDWEELKRHRQIMVTVRNEGTERHRLRVAAEVWWVESHWVILQILKHGVGWALIPAHIMASSQVAEDLAIPELEFDEGAHPVALEVVWHKQRPAGPAAKWLRRRFATRPPMLRL
- a CDS encoding PACE efflux transporter, which gives rise to MRSFSDRIRHAVLFELIGIAIFTPAAAWLFNQPVAHMGVIGVVSATVATIWNLLFNLGFDHALVRLTGRVVKTMPIRVAHAMLFEAGLIVLLIPFVAWYLGVSLWAALMMDISIVAFYLIYAFVFNIAYDRVFPLPRPGAHDRTVTRALPA
- a CDS encoding ABC transporter substrate-binding protein, which translates into the protein MPRNRSIQLSRRQLIKGTAAASATLLLGKPAIAKGKTEIVIGNIDAYSGPAAVYSSIGRTPGGYFKMINEQGGINGRMIKYITYDDAYSPAKTVEQARKLVESDEIDVLFAPLGAPTNAAIMKYMNQKKVPHLFIASGATKFGDYKNFPYTMGFQPCYQIEGRAFAQHVLSTQTDPKIGIVYQNDDFGRDVLKGFKDGLGAKTSAIVAELSYETADPTIDSQVVRCKSAGANVFMSMTTPKFAAQGIKKIAELGWQPAHYIGNNASSAGSTLKAAGFDVSKGIISSAYLKDPVDAAWDSDPAIQKWRAFLDKYDPTAAKNDIYAVTGYLTSQILVQVLKQCGDDISSESIIKQAANLRDVESDMLLPGIKINTSPTDYYPLEQLQLTRFSGERYEPLGPVIDGGISKA
- a CDS encoding glutathione S-transferase N-terminal domain-containing protein, whose product is MLTLYSYPPLFGVADNNGYGLKVFAFLRLAGVPFRHEHIFDASKAPRQQLPYIVDGHDTVGDSETILRYVTEKYGVTLDAALTPAQRTTDLLVTRMLDDLYWVMSYSRWKDERYWPKFRDALKREHPDLTDDGLMKAREFNAQRYHYQGIGRFEPDAAMARGLADLAALANLISRQGYVHGDKPTSIDAGIYGFVANIYFYDIDTPLKRFVVSHDALPQHCRAIHAAVSL
- a CDS encoding TrmJ/YjtD family RNA methyltransferase, with amino-acid sequence MSGTDKTKAGHDLAGPVVILVEPQLGENIGMAARAMGNFALTRMRIVNPRDGWPNIAAQRAAAGADHIIDSVELFDTVEQAIADLTLVFATTARAHDQAKPVVGPEGAASEIVGHVASGGGAGILFGRERSGLTNDEVALANRIITFPVNPGFASLNLAQAVLLMGYEWFKLSTAGALPFAMPERSEPASQHQMQAFFDNLVAELDKVEFLRPAEKRDTMLVNLRNIFTRMDPTKQDMHTLHGVVMAIAEGRKGPAKGGVLDGAQATRLRALLAEQGGGGATADNSSTVRGLARLLRRNPTDAERILWQALTRDRRFAGQFKRQTPVGRHIPDFVSFVHRTAIELVNPNESEAIATDRAKRRAWLEARDYRVVDMHVADVERDLDGELARLEGSLPQGR